The genomic interval CAAGAGCAACAAAACATAATTTTTGATTAAAAGCACAGGATAAAAGTAAGGGAAAAAATAAGGCTTAACGTTAAATAATTAAATATTTGGCTACTCAGCAACACTTGTTGATTAATAACAAAGGGAATATCCCCGGTCTGATTATTTTCGCCCCTCTTTTTAACGTGAAATAATATGGATAAACCTGAAAGAATACATTGCTTAATTGTCGGATCGGGGCCAGCCGGCTACACTGCTGCGATTTATGCTGCTCGTGCTAACCTCAAGCCTATGATGTACACCGGATTACTTCAGGGGGGGCAATTAATGAATACAACCGATGTAGAAAACTATCCGGGGTATGCAGATGGCGTTTTAGGGCCTGAGATGATGGAGGATTTTAAAAAGCAGGCTGAGCGTTTCGGAACAGACATCCGTTTTGGCATGGCAACTAAGGTTGCTTTTTCTGTTAGTCCTAAAAAGGTTTGGATTGACGATGAGAAGATAATTGAAGCAGATGTAGTGATATTAGCGACCGGTGCAGAAGCTAAATGGTTAGGGCTGCCCGGTGAAAAACGATTGAATGGTTCCGGAGTGAGTGCCTGTGCGGTTTGCGATGGCTTCTTTTATAAAGGAACAGAAGTGGCCATTGTAGGAGCAGGAGACACCGCCTGTGAAGAGGCAATATACTTGGCCAAACTTTGCACCAAGGTTCACATGATTATTCGCCGCGATGAAATGAGGGCCAGTAAAATTATGCAGGATCGGGTGCAGAATACAAAGAATATTCAGGTCTATTGGAATAGCGAAACCGATGAGATTCTGGGAGAAAATGTAGTAGAGTCGGTAAGAATCCACAATAACAAAACAGGAGAGAAGATTACTATTCCTATTTCGGGTTTTTTTGTCGCTATTGGTCATCAGCCAAACTCGGAGGTATTCAAAGATTTCATTAAGACGGATAAAGAAGGGTATGTTCTTACGGCACCAGATTCTACCAAGACCAATGTAGAAGGCGTCTTTGCATGTGGCGACTTACAGGACAAAACATTTCGTCAGGCGGTGACTGCCGCAGGGACGGGTTGTATGGCCGCGTTGGAAGCAGAAAGATGGTTGAGCGCACACGGCATTCATTAATAGGTAGAAGTAGTCGAGTACAATAAAGAATGAAGAATTGCGTTTTTTTAATTACGTTTATATTATGAATCTGGTTTACCGTTTTCTTGTCCTGTTTCTTGTTTTCGTTTTGACTGGGTCTTTTGTCCTCCAGAAGCAAAATGAGTCATGGATTTATCAGCGCGAAAAGCAAGGAATCAAGGTGTTTACCAAGAAAAGCATTTGGGGTAAACTGCGGGATTCGAAGGCAGTGATGCAGGTAGCCGCGACTCCGGAGCAAATGCTTCTTACGCTTACAGATTTTGACAATTATAAATCTTGGGTACCTCGTTGCGGAAAGTCCCGCCTGCTAGCTCGTTTGAATGACAACGAATTTATAGCTTACCTATATTTTGATGCTCCGTGGCCTGTGAAAAATAGAGATTGTGTAATTCGGGTAAAAATCGAAAAGAATCCTGCAAGTGGAGTCATTACATTGACTCAAACATCCGAGCCCAAATATATTCGAGAGGAATCTGACGTGGTTCGCATAGAGCAACTTGTTTCTCGTTGGTCACTTATTCCTAAAAAAGAAGGAGGCGCTACCGTTATCAACGAATACTCATCCAATCCGGGTGAAGCCTTCCCGATTGGATGACGAATACTCAAAGTGTTGAAAATCCGATGGAAACCTTTGAAAATCTGCAACAGAAGATTGCTAAAGAAAATAAGCACTACACAACTTTTCCACAACACTCTTTTCCCTCCTCCTGTTTCATTAGTTTCGCGATTAGTTGTCGGTTCTCCGGCTTCTAATTTCTAACTTTTAATTTCTAGACATGCCTGAATTTATACATCTCCACTCACATACCCAGTATTCACTTTTGGATGGCGCAGCTTCTATTTCAGGTATGTATGCCAAAGCAGCTAAAGATGGAATGAAAGGCTTAGCGATTACCGACCACGGCAATATGTTCGGCGTCTTTGATTTTGTCGCCGAAGCCACCAAGCATAAACTTGCGGACGGAAGTTCTATAAAGCCAATTGTAGGATGTGAATTCTATTTGGTCGCTGATAGACAGAAAAAGACTTTCACCAAAGAAGATAAGGACAAACGTTTTCATCAGTTATTGATTGCGAAGAATGCAGACGGGTATAAAAATCTGGTGAAGCTTTGTTCTCTGGGATACACGGAGGGTATGTATGGCAAATACCCGCGCGTGGATAAAGAACTTATTTTAAAGTACCACAAAAACCTGATTGCCACTACTTGTTGCATTGGGGCAGAAGTTCCTCAAGCTATCTTAAAGAAGGGAGAAGCAGAAGGAAGAAAGGTATTTGAATCGTGGTATGATTTGTTTGGTGAAGACTATTATATCGAATTGCAGCGTCATGGAATGGGCGAACAGGACAAGGTGAATGAGGTTCTGTTGAAGTTTGCAAAAGAATATAAGGTGAAAGTCATTGCGACTAACGATTCCCACTACGTTGACCAGAAAGACAGCAACGCCCACGATATTCTTCTTTGTATTAACACAGGCGAAAAGCAAAGCACTCCAACCTTCAAAGAGTTCTCGGATGATGATACCCAGCAAAAAGGCAAACGCTTCGCCTTCTTCAATGACCAATTCTATTTCAAAACGCAGGCAGAAATGGCAGCACTATTTAGTGATTTGCCCGAAGCCCTTGATAACACGCATGACATTTTAGGTAAAGTGGAAACACTCAAATTGAAGCAGGACATCATGCTGCCTAATTTCCCTATCCCAAAAGAATATCAAATACATCAGGACAGTGTACTTAATCAATGGGAATATTTGAAACATCTGGCCTTTGAAGGTGCCAAGAAGCGGTATAAAGAAATTAGTCCCGAAGTGGAGGACCGGTTGAACTTCGAGTTATTCACCATCAAGACGATGGGTTTTGCCGGGTACTTCCTGATAGTTGCAGACTTTATTCAAGCCGGTAGGGATTTAGGTGTGGTCATTGGGCCGGGCAGAGGTTCAGCAGCAGGAAGTGTAGTTGCTTATTGTATAGGCATCACCAACATTGATCCCATTGCTTATAATTTACTCTTCGAGCGTTTCTTGAATCCAGACCGAAAGTCAATGCCCGATATAGACACTGACTTTGATGATGAAGGTCGCGATAAGGTGATTGACTATGTGGTGAAAAAATATGGCAGGAATCAGGTGGCGCAGATTGTTACCTATAGCACCATGGCGGCCAAGGTCAGCATCAAGGACGTGGCACGGGTGCTTGACCTTCCTTTGAATGAATCTCTTGCTCTGACAAAATTAGTTCCGGACAAACCCGGGATGGAATTAAACCGGCTACTCCATGCCGACATTGAAGGAGATGGAGGGTTGAAGAAGAAAGAATCCCTATCATCCGAAGAAATTGAGGATGTCAAAAAGCTTCGTGAAGTTTATGCTAAAGATGATCTGGGAAGCAAAGTATTGCACGAGGCAGAAGTTTTAGAAGGCGGTGTGCGCGGTACCGGTGTTCATGCTGCCGGAATCATCATTGCGCCGACTGATATCACCGATATACTGCCGGTTGCTACTTCTAAAGAAACCGACCTTTATTTGACCCAATATCAGGGAAAAGTGATTGAAGACGCAGGCGTTATCAAGATGGACTTTTTGGGTTTAAAGACTCTGACTATTATTCGAGATGCTTTAAAACTGATTAAGAAAAACCACGGTGTTGAGATAGACATTGATACTATTCCTTTGGATGATGCCAAAACATTTGAATTATACCAACACGGCGAAACTAACGGCACATTCCAATTTGAAAGTGCCGGAATGCAGAAGTATCTCAAAGAATTAAAGCCTGATAAATTTGATGACCTTATTGCGATGAATGCACTCTATCGTCCGGGTCCTATCGCTTATATTCCAAACTTTATACTTCGGAAACATGGTAAAGAACAGATCAGCTATGACCTTCCAGAAATGGAGGAGTATTTGAAAGACACCTATGGCATAACCGTATATCAAGAGCAGGTGATGCTTCTGTCACAAAAGTTGGCAGGATTCAGCAAGGGAGATGCCGATGTGTTGCGCAAAGCGATGGGGAAGAAGGATAGAAAGACGCTCGACAAAATGAAGAGTAAATTCATGGAGGGGTCTTTGTCGAACGGGCTGGCTGATAAATCTTTGGAAAAAATTTGGACCGACTGGGAAGCCTTCGCTCAATATGCCTTCAATAAATCACACTCCACCTGCTATGCTTTCGTGGCGTTCCAAACAGCTTATCTAAAAGCCAATTATCCGGCGGAGTATATGAGCGCTGTGCTTTCCAACAACCAAGGGAACATAGATAAAATCACCTTCTTTATGGAAGAGTGCAAGCGGATGGGCCTTCCGGTTAAGGGGCCGGATATCAACGAAAGCGACATTCGTTTCTCGGTTAACAAAAAAGGAGAGATCCGCTATGCACTATCCGCTATCAAAGGAGTAGGCGATGCCGCGGTAGAAGCTATTGTTTCAGAAAGAGAGAAAAATGGTGCTTTTAAAACGATTTATGAGTTCACCAAGCGGGTAAACCTCCGATCGGTGAATAAGAAATCGGTTGAGGCACTCGCTTATGCAGGTGCCTTCGATTGTTTTGCTGAATATCATCGGGCACAATATTTCGAACCTGATATTAAAGACAAAATGAGTCTGATTGAAAAGGCTTTGAAATACGGGAGTAGTGTTCAGACCAACACAGGGGCACAACAAAATTCTCTTTTTGGTGATGCCGGAGGCGGCTTTGATATTGCCGAACCTATATCTGTGGGCTGCGAGGAGTGGAGTTTACTCGAAAAGCTAAAAAAAGAAAAAGAGGTCACCGGCGTTTATATCAGTGGCCATCCGCTGGATGATTACCGCCTAGAGATTCAAACCTTTACCAATTGTAAACTGAATGATATTGATAAAAAGAAGGACAAGGAATTAAAAATAGCTGGTATCGTTACCTCTACCGAAACCAAATATTCTAAAAACGGAAATCAGTATTGCCGATTTACTATCGAGGATTTTGATGGGACTTACAGCCTCGCTTTGTTTGGGAAGGACTATCTCAATTTCAAAACCTTTATCGAAACACCCGGTGCTTTGTTGCACATCAACGGCAAGTATCAAACGCGATGGGACGGCAAAGAGTATGAGTTTAAAATCATCCACATTGAACTGCTCTCTGACATCAGAAACAAGTTCACCAAAAGCTTTACGATTGAATTGATTGCCTCCGACCTCAACGATAAACTCATGGCAGATTTACAAGCTATTATTTCTAAATATCCCGGAAACACCAAAATGCGCATGAAGTTTATTGACCTAGAAGAGGGGTTGTCTGTCGGGCTGAACTCATCTAACAACTCTATTGAACTGAGCAATGAACTGCTCAAGGAATTAGACCATAAGTATGTAACTTACTCACTCAATTAGGAATGAAGACTTTGAAATAGAAGTCATAAGGACAGACGAAATCTTCGAGCTCCGAAGTTTGATTGATTATTAGATTACTTAATCAGCGTCACGCTTCCTTTCAAATAACGGGTGGTATTATCATCGAATACTACCTTAACGGAATAGGCATAAACGCCCAAAGGTGCCGGCTTGCCTTTATAGGTTCCGTCCCACCCTTCATTAACATCATTAGACTCATATACCTTTTCGCCAACTCTATCAAAAACGCTAACCTCGGCATACCGCGTACCCAAGGCATAAACTAGGAATAAATCATTAGCGCCGTCCCCATTTGGAGAGAATACATTTGGCACAAATACTCGTGCATTCTGATAAATGGTGATATAGTTGATTCTGGTGAAGGTGTCGTCACAACCATATTGATTGGCAGCTACGAGCACTATGGTATAAACTCCGGGAGACGTATAGGTATGTGATGGTGATCGTTGGGTAGATGAGTTGCCATCTCCAAAATCCCATACCCAGCTATCAGAGTTGGTAGATTGATTATTAAAGTTGATTGGAGAAGATTCATCACTATAGCTCGTCAGAGGAGTAGCATCAAAACTGGCCTTTGCTCCTGAGTAAACCGTTACGGTCTGAGTCGCAATATGGCTACAAGTTCCTAAATGAGCCGTCAAGATGACTGTATAACTTCCTCCAGAGTTATAGGTATGTGTTGGATTATCTACGTTTGACGTAGTTCCATCTCCAAAGTCCCATACATAACTATTACCGGTTGCCGGTGTGGAAGTATTTATAAATGAAGAGGGCATTCCGGTACAAACGGGTGTATACGTGAAAGACGCAACAGGTGTTGGATTAACATTGACTGTAACGGTTGCTGAATCTTTACAGCCATTATTATCCGTAACGGTAACCACGTAATCCGTCGTTTGTGTTGGTGTTGCTTCCGGATTCGAGATATTTGGATTATTCAAACTACCCGTTGGGCTCCAGGAATAAGTTGTACCTCCACTGGCATTTAACTGTGCAGGTTCACCACAAATATTCACTGGGGAGGGAGCGGTTATTTGCGGTAGCCCATTTACGGTGAACGTTTTGCTGTCGCTGGCTGGACAGCCATTATTTGGGTCCGTGAAGGAATAGCTAAGGATATGCGCACCTACACCGGCAACGGCTGGATCAAAAATGCCACTTGGATCACTGATGCCGGTACCACTCCAAGCCCCGCCCGCAGGAGAAAAACCAGTTAAAGAATCTGCCGGATTATTAATGCAAATACCATCATCATTTCCGGCATTTACAATAGGAGCAGGAGAAACCGCTATAACTATTTCATTACTTGGCAATCCCGAACAACCCTGATTATCCGCCACGCAGGTAATGGCCGCACCATCATTCAAACTGGAAGATGTATAGGTATTGGATGCACTACTTTGAAGAACCGTGCCCCCATTAGAGAAAATATAAGTGGTATAACCGGCAGGCAAGGCCGTAAAGGTAACGGGGCTTCCCTGACAGATGGAATCTGCGCTACTGGTAATCGTGATAGCAGGAATGGGACTGACACTAATAATGATAGGTGGTGTAGGCGCGCTATTGCATCCGTCCAAGGAACCAGTAATTACTACCGTATCATTATTATTAAAGCCAGTGGAGGTGTAAGTGACACTGGCCGTATTTTGCACAGAGACTGAATTGACTTTGAAATCATAGGAAGTAGGGCTGGGAGGCTGAGCGGTGCTTACAGAAATCGTAATAGATTCTCCTTGGCAAATGCCGGTCGTAGAAGCTGAACTATTAATTTGAGGAGTAGGTTTGACTGTTGTTTTAATAACATTGCTCCATCCGCTGGTGCATCCATTGGCATCTTTTACCAACACAATTACCTGATTACCTTGTCCTAATTGGGTCGTAGTCCAAGTATTAGAAACCGAAGATTGTTGTTGCGAACCTCCATTATAAAAAAGATACGTGCCTTGACCTGGTGGCGTCGCAGAAAACACGACCAAATCTCCACTACATATCGTATCATTCGCAATTGAACTACTTATAGTGGCCGCAGCTGGAAGCGGGTTAGCTTTGATTGTATTGCTCGCATTACTGAAACAGCCTCCGTTACTGCCAAACACTCGTACACTATCGCCTGCTGCCAGATTGCCCTGATAGGCACTAGAAGAGGACAACTGAATAAGCGAATCATTCAGGAAAAAAGCATAAGCAGCGAACCCACTGCCAGCCGAAAATGTAGTTGGCGTTCCAGCACAAACAGGGGTAGGGAAAGAGGTAAGAGTCATGTTGGTAGCCGAGGCGTTGACGTTAAAAGTCAGTGAGTCTCCAACGGGGCCGCCAGCGGTCGTGACCATCACCCGAACAGTATGACTTCCCGGGGTTAGAAAAAATGCGATTGCCTTGGGGGTGGGGCTGCTAAAATTTCTTGGGTTACTATTTGGACCAAAACTCCACTGATAGAAACTTCCCACGATAGAGGTCGTAAACGTATCCGTACAACCGACAATCGTAGGGTTGCCGGAATGAGTGATGTTGCTAAATCCGAAGGTGCAGAATCCCAAAACAAACAGGGCAATCAGAAGTACTCGAAATGTTTTGGTCATAGCTTTAGAGGTATAGGAAGACGTGCTTTATCCGCATTTTAAAAGATAAGATGCAAAAAGTGCGCAACAAGTTGGAAGGCACAGAAGATATTTCTTTGACCGAATTGGGTAGTTCGAGGTTATCGCACTAGAGTAACGTTGCCGTTTCGCTTTTCGATTTTAGAGCCTCCCGGTGAATTAGCATCTGGCACCTCTAACTCTATATAATAAACATAGGTACCCACTGGTTGATCTTTGCTACCAAATTTACCATCCCAGAAGGTGTTGGCATTGTGAACCAACTGTCCCCAACGGTTATAGATACGGAAGGTGTTGATATTTACAGTTCCATTAGACACAGGGCCGAAGGTTTTGTTTTGGGCCATATTTCCACCCGGAGCAAAAGCATTAGGCATATCAAACTCACCCGCAATGATAACCACTATACTGTCGTAACCGTCACAATTTCCGCTTTCCCCTTCGCTCACCGTAACATAGTAAACAGTATTGACCGAAGTGGTAATAATAGGATTAGCGCAATCTGTGCAACTGAGTCCTTCTACAGGCGACCAATTATAGGAAGGAGCCTCTGTTCCGCTTACCGTTAATGTCACCTGATGTGTTTCGCCCGGTCCACCAATGATGGAGTCAGGGCTGGCATTCACCGATATTTGGTCTGGCTGAGGAACTGTAGCGCTTTCAGTATAAGTACAACCAAAAACCAAATTCTTTATGTTAATGGTATAGTCTCCGCCCGAAAGATTTCTAAAAGCTGTATCAAACTGAAAACCACCTCCGTTTAGTGCAAACTGGAATACTCCACTCTGCGGATCTGCCGGGGTGATGATGATGCCTCCGTCATTTCCATTGCACGATGCCGGCTCTACCCTTACGTTGAACTCAGCGTT from Bacteroidota bacterium carries:
- the dnaE gene encoding DNA polymerase III subunit alpha, whose product is MPEFIHLHSHTQYSLLDGAASISGMYAKAAKDGMKGLAITDHGNMFGVFDFVAEATKHKLADGSSIKPIVGCEFYLVADRQKKTFTKEDKDKRFHQLLIAKNADGYKNLVKLCSLGYTEGMYGKYPRVDKELILKYHKNLIATTCCIGAEVPQAILKKGEAEGRKVFESWYDLFGEDYYIELQRHGMGEQDKVNEVLLKFAKEYKVKVIATNDSHYVDQKDSNAHDILLCINTGEKQSTPTFKEFSDDDTQQKGKRFAFFNDQFYFKTQAEMAALFSDLPEALDNTHDILGKVETLKLKQDIMLPNFPIPKEYQIHQDSVLNQWEYLKHLAFEGAKKRYKEISPEVEDRLNFELFTIKTMGFAGYFLIVADFIQAGRDLGVVIGPGRGSAAGSVVAYCIGITNIDPIAYNLLFERFLNPDRKSMPDIDTDFDDEGRDKVIDYVVKKYGRNQVAQIVTYSTMAAKVSIKDVARVLDLPLNESLALTKLVPDKPGMELNRLLHADIEGDGGLKKKESLSSEEIEDVKKLREVYAKDDLGSKVLHEAEVLEGGVRGTGVHAAGIIIAPTDITDILPVATSKETDLYLTQYQGKVIEDAGVIKMDFLGLKTLTIIRDALKLIKKNHGVEIDIDTIPLDDAKTFELYQHGETNGTFQFESAGMQKYLKELKPDKFDDLIAMNALYRPGPIAYIPNFILRKHGKEQISYDLPEMEEYLKDTYGITVYQEQVMLLSQKLAGFSKGDADVLRKAMGKKDRKTLDKMKSKFMEGSLSNGLADKSLEKIWTDWEAFAQYAFNKSHSTCYAFVAFQTAYLKANYPAEYMSAVLSNNQGNIDKITFFMEECKRMGLPVKGPDINESDIRFSVNKKGEIRYALSAIKGVGDAAVEAIVSEREKNGAFKTIYEFTKRVNLRSVNKKSVEALAYAGAFDCFAEYHRAQYFEPDIKDKMSLIEKALKYGSSVQTNTGAQQNSLFGDAGGGFDIAEPISVGCEEWSLLEKLKKEKEVTGVYISGHPLDDYRLEIQTFTNCKLNDIDKKKDKELKIAGIVTSTETKYSKNGNQYCRFTIEDFDGTYSLALFGKDYLNFKTFIETPGALLHINGKYQTRWDGKEYEFKIIHIELLSDIRNKFTKSFTIELIASDLNDKLMADLQAIISKYPGNTKMRMKFIDLEEGLSVGLNSSNNSIELSNELLKELDHKYVTYSLN
- the trxB gene encoding thioredoxin-disulfide reductase; the encoded protein is MDKPERIHCLIVGSGPAGYTAAIYAARANLKPMMYTGLLQGGQLMNTTDVENYPGYADGVLGPEMMEDFKKQAERFGTDIRFGMATKVAFSVSPKKVWIDDEKIIEADVVILATGAEAKWLGLPGEKRLNGSGVSACAVCDGFFYKGTEVAIVGAGDTACEEAIYLAKLCTKVHMIIRRDEMRASKIMQDRVQNTKNIQVYWNSETDEILGENVVESVRIHNNKTGEKITIPISGFFVAIGHQPNSEVFKDFIKTDKEGYVLTAPDSTKTNVEGVFACGDLQDKTFRQAVTAAGTGCMAALEAERWLSAHGIH
- a CDS encoding PKD domain-containing protein gives rise to the protein MTKTFRVLLIALFVLGFCTFGFSNITHSGNPTIVGCTDTFTTSIVGSFYQWSFGPNSNPRNFSSPTPKAIAFFLTPGSHTVRVMVTTAGGPVGDSLTFNVNASATNMTLTSFPTPVCAGTPTTFSAGSGFAAYAFFLNDSLIQLSSSSAYQGNLAAGDSVRVFGSNGGCFSNASNTIKANPLPAAATISSSIANDTICSGDLVVFSATPPGQGTYLFYNGGSQQQSSVSNTWTTTQLGQGNQVIVLVKDANGCTSGWSNVIKTTVKPTPQINSSASTTGICQGESITISVSTAQPPSPTSYDFKVNSVSVQNTASVTYTSTGFNNNDTVVITGSLDGCNSAPTPPIIISVSPIPAITITSSADSICQGSPVTFTALPAGYTTYIFSNGGTVLQSSASNTYTSSSLNDGAAITCVADNQGCSGLPSNEIVIAVSPAPIVNAGNDDGICINNPADSLTGFSPAGGAWSGTGISDPSGIFDPAVAGVGAHILSYSFTDPNNGCPASDSKTFTVNGLPQITAPSPVNICGEPAQLNASGGTTYSWSPTGSLNNPNISNPEATPTQTTDYVVTVTDNNGCKDSATVTVNVNPTPVASFTYTPVCTGMPSSFINTSTPATGNSYVWDFGDGTTSNVDNPTHTYNSGGSYTVILTAHLGTCSHIATQTVTVYSGAKASFDATPLTSYSDESSPINFNNQSTNSDSWVWDFGDGNSSTQRSPSHTYTSPGVYTIVLVAANQYGCDDTFTRINYITIYQNARVFVPNVFSPNGDGANDLFLVYALGTRYAEVSVFDRVGEKVYESNDVNEGWDGTYKGKPAPLGVYAYSVKVVFDDNTTRYLKGSVTLIK